A part of Citrifermentans bremense genomic DNA contains:
- a CDS encoding phenylacetate--CoA ligase family protein encodes MFFNEEFETLPREAIEALQLKRLKSMVARVQQNVPFYKESLAKAGISADSIKSLADLARLPFTYKQDMRDSYPYRLFAVPMEDIVRIHASSGTTGKPTVVGYTQKDIDTWSELMARSFVAAGVHKGDIIHNSYGYGLFTGGLGAHYGAERLGASVIPMSGGNTKKQIMIMQDFGSTVLTCTPSYSLFMAEAAKEEGIDFRDLKLRVGIFGAEPWSEAMRRDIEEKLNLSAVDIYGLSEIMGPGVAIECCEAKQGLHVWEDHFIPEIINPETGEVLPAGEKGELVITTITKEGIPLIRYRTRDITSITYEPCVCGRTHARIARMSGRSDDMLIIRGVNVFPSQIEAILMGVEGVEPHYVLIVERKDNLDTLEVQVEVGEDIFSDEIKHLQALSTKIEKQIKEMLGVTCRVRLVEPKSITRSEGKAKRVIDNRNKA; translated from the coding sequence ATGTTCTTCAACGAGGAGTTCGAGACGCTTCCCAGGGAGGCTATCGAGGCACTGCAGCTCAAAAGGCTCAAGTCGATGGTGGCGCGCGTGCAGCAGAACGTCCCCTTCTACAAGGAGTCGCTTGCCAAGGCTGGGATCAGCGCCGATTCCATCAAGTCCCTGGCTGACCTGGCCCGGCTCCCATTCACCTACAAGCAGGACATGCGCGACTCCTACCCGTACCGCCTCTTCGCGGTACCGATGGAGGACATCGTCCGCATCCACGCCTCTTCCGGCACCACGGGAAAACCGACCGTGGTCGGCTATACCCAAAAGGACATCGACACCTGGAGCGAGCTCATGGCGCGCTCCTTCGTGGCGGCCGGCGTCCACAAGGGCGACATCATCCACAACTCCTATGGCTACGGCCTCTTCACCGGCGGGCTGGGCGCGCACTACGGCGCCGAGAGGCTCGGCGCTTCTGTCATCCCGATGTCCGGTGGTAACACCAAGAAGCAGATCATGATCATGCAGGACTTCGGCTCCACCGTCCTCACCTGCACCCCCTCGTACTCTCTCTTCATGGCGGAGGCCGCGAAGGAAGAGGGGATCGACTTCCGCGACCTGAAGCTCAGGGTCGGCATCTTCGGGGCCGAGCCCTGGTCCGAGGCGATGCGCCGCGACATCGAGGAGAAGCTGAACCTCTCCGCGGTCGACATCTACGGCCTCTCGGAAATCATGGGACCCGGCGTCGCCATCGAGTGCTGCGAGGCGAAGCAGGGGCTCCACGTCTGGGAAGACCACTTCATCCCCGAGATCATCAACCCCGAGACCGGCGAAGTCCTTCCCGCCGGCGAAAAAGGGGAGCTCGTCATCACCACCATCACCAAGGAAGGGATCCCGCTGATCCGCTACCGGACCCGCGACATCACCTCCATCACCTACGAGCCCTGCGTCTGCGGCAGGACCCACGCCCGCATCGCCCGCATGAGCGGCAGAAGCGACGACATGCTGATCATCCGCGGCGTCAACGTCTTCCCGTCGCAGATCGAGGCGATCCTCATGGGGGTCGAAGGGGTCGAGCCGCATTATGTCCTCATCGTGGAAAGAAAGGACAACCTCGACACCCTCGAGGTGCAGGTCGAGGTGGGCGAGGACATCTTCTCCGACGAGATCAAGCACCTCCAGGCGCTCTCGACCAAGATCGAGAAGCAGATCAAGGAGATGCTCGGGGTCACCTGCCGCGTCAGGCTCGTGGAGCCCAAGAGCATCACCCGCAGCGAAGGCAAAGCCAAGAGGGTCATCGACAACAGGAACAAAGCCTAA
- a CDS encoding ABC transporter substrate-binding protein, producing the protein MRKLITTALALFALLCLSTVAFAAPPIKIGGLFAVTGPASFLGEPERNTAQMVVDEINKAGGVKGRKIELITYDTSGDATKAVQLVNKLIKNDKVVAIIGPSTTGDSMAIVPVVERAGIPLISCAAGSKITEPVKKWVFKTAQNDGLAAARIYEQLRKERKTKVAILSVSDGFGSSGREQLKAQAKAYGIQIISDDTYGPKDTDMTAQLAKIRGSQAQAVICWGTNPGPAVVARNAKQLGLKIPLYMSHGVSSKKFIELAGDAAEGIRLPSGKVLVADLLPKSDRQKGSLLAFIKDYQNHYRAEGDHFGGHAWDAVMLLKGAIERGGDTPAGIRNALEATRNFAGIGGVFNFSPRDHAGLTKDAFTLVEVRKKDWVLVK; encoded by the coding sequence GTGAGAAAACTGATTACCACTGCTCTTGCATTATTTGCCTTGCTCTGTCTCTCCACCGTAGCCTTTGCCGCCCCTCCCATCAAGATCGGTGGGCTTTTCGCCGTGACCGGCCCCGCCTCCTTCCTGGGGGAGCCTGAGCGCAACACCGCGCAGATGGTGGTCGACGAGATCAACAAGGCCGGCGGCGTAAAAGGGCGCAAGATAGAGCTGATCACCTACGACACCAGCGGGGACGCCACCAAAGCCGTTCAGCTCGTCAACAAGCTGATCAAGAACGACAAGGTCGTGGCCATCATCGGTCCCAGCACCACCGGCGACAGCATGGCCATCGTCCCGGTGGTCGAGAGAGCCGGGATACCGCTCATCTCCTGCGCTGCCGGCAGCAAGATCACCGAGCCGGTGAAAAAGTGGGTCTTCAAGACCGCACAGAACGACGGTCTCGCCGCCGCCCGCATCTACGAGCAACTGAGGAAGGAGAGGAAGACAAAGGTCGCCATCTTGAGCGTCTCCGACGGCTTCGGCTCCTCCGGGCGCGAGCAGCTGAAGGCCCAGGCGAAGGCCTACGGCATCCAGATCATTTCCGACGACACCTACGGACCCAAGGACACCGACATGACCGCGCAGCTCGCCAAGATCCGCGGCTCCCAGGCGCAGGCGGTAATCTGCTGGGGCACCAACCCCGGGCCCGCCGTGGTGGCGAGAAACGCGAAGCAGCTCGGCCTCAAGATCCCGCTCTACATGAGCCACGGCGTTTCCTCCAAGAAGTTCATCGAACTCGCCGGGGACGCGGCCGAGGGGATCAGGCTTCCCTCCGGCAAGGTCCTCGTCGCCGACCTGCTCCCGAAGAGCGACAGGCAGAAAGGGTCGCTCCTTGCCTTCATCAAGGACTACCAGAACCACTACAGGGCCGAGGGGGATCACTTCGGCGGCCATGCCTGGGACGCGGTAATGCTCCTTAAGGGCGCCATCGAGAGGGGAGGGGACACCCCCGCCGGCATCCGCAACGCCCTGGAGGCAACCCGCAACTTCGCCGGCATCGGAGGCGTTTTCAACTTCTCGCCCAGGGACCACGCCGGCCTGACCAAGGACGCGTTCACGCTGGTCGAAGTCAGGAAAAAAGACTGGGTGCTGGTCAAGTAA
- a CDS encoding MoaD/ThiS family protein, giving the protein MPVLRYEHVHQIKFTAVGARTIGDLIQNFEENLALFKRWEEKGIKLDPHGVGSSYAIFYTHDEQVAREEGFERIRTESGNPLPRR; this is encoded by the coding sequence ATGCCGGTATTGCGCTATGAGCATGTACACCAGATCAAGTTCACAGCCGTCGGCGCCAGAACCATCGGTGACCTGATCCAGAACTTCGAGGAGAACCTGGCGCTGTTCAAGCGCTGGGAGGAGAAGGGGATCAAGCTCGACCCGCACGGCGTCGGGAGCAGTTACGCCATCTTCTACACCCACGACGAGCAGGTGGCGCGCGAAGAGGGTTTTGAAAGGATCCGCACCGAGTCCGGGAATCCCTTGCCGCGCCGCTGA
- a CDS encoding methyltransferase, with amino-acid sequence MDRSSKNRLTPHLLPRFAGDTLFDRIARAVCRAGCLPRKELYEAWEVARRVHRRFKGGRVVDLAAGHGLLAQILLILDRDLNGALAVDLRLPPSAELLSRELQVDWPHLAGKLSFKEQDLNHLTLGPDDLVVSAHACGSLTDLVLDRAVSARCRVAVLPCCHDLDVADQGGLQGWLDGPLAVDVTRAAGLRARGYRVYTQTIPGDITPKNRLLMGEPL; translated from the coding sequence ATGGACCGATCATCCAAAAACCGCCTGACCCCGCACCTTTTGCCGCGATTTGCCGGCGACACACTCTTCGACCGCATCGCCCGCGCAGTTTGCCGCGCCGGTTGCCTTCCCCGAAAGGAGCTCTACGAGGCGTGGGAAGTGGCCAGGCGGGTGCACCGCCGCTTTAAAGGGGGGAGGGTGGTGGACCTCGCCGCCGGGCACGGGCTTCTCGCCCAGATCCTGCTTATCCTCGACCGCGACCTGAACGGAGCTTTGGCCGTCGATCTGCGCCTGCCCCCAAGCGCCGAACTCTTGTCCCGCGAACTTCAGGTCGACTGGCCGCACCTGGCAGGGAAGCTGAGCTTCAAGGAACAGGACCTGAATCATCTCACCCTCGGCCCCGACGACCTGGTGGTCTCCGCCCACGCCTGCGGCTCCTTGACCGATCTGGTGTTGGACCGGGCCGTTTCCGCCAGGTGCCGGGTCGCAGTGCTTCCCTGCTGCCACGACCTGGATGTGGCCGACCAGGGAGGATTGCAGGGGTGGCTCGATGGACCGCTTGCCGTCGACGTCACCAGGGCGGCCGGTCTGCGCGCCCGCGGGTACCGGGTCTACACCCAGACCATCCCCGGCGACATCACGCCGAAAAACCGCCTGCTGATGGGGGAGCCGCTCTAG
- a CDS encoding tRNA threonylcarbamoyladenosine dehydratase — translation MSNLHRFSRTELLIGPEGLNKLAQSTVAIFGLGGVGSYAAEALCRAGVGRLVIVDFDDICLTNVNRQLHAMDGTVGKAKAQVMAERMRQINPKAEIVPYQDFYSAENSEFLLADGYDYVVDAIDHITSKLHLIRTCRERNIPIISSMGAAAKLDPTKIGVADISQTNKCRMARSVRKLLKKQGIETGVKVVFSTEEYREQQVKDGGCKGNCICPNKDDQKFSCEHRRVILGSVSFIPSIFGLTMAGVVVNDLLAGTSS, via the coding sequence ATGTCGAATCTGCACCGTTTTTCCCGCACCGAACTCCTCATCGGCCCTGAGGGCCTCAACAAGTTAGCTCAATCCACCGTCGCCATCTTCGGGCTGGGCGGGGTAGGGAGTTACGCCGCCGAGGCCCTCTGCCGCGCCGGCGTCGGCCGCCTGGTCATCGTCGATTTCGACGACATCTGCCTCACCAACGTGAACCGGCAGCTGCACGCCATGGACGGCACCGTCGGCAAGGCGAAGGCCCAGGTCATGGCCGAGCGGATGCGCCAGATCAACCCCAAGGCTGAGATAGTTCCCTACCAGGATTTCTATTCCGCCGAGAACAGCGAGTTCCTTCTCGCCGACGGCTACGATTACGTCGTCGACGCCATCGACCATATCACCAGCAAGCTGCACCTGATCCGTACCTGCCGGGAGCGCAACATCCCGATCATTTCCAGCATGGGGGCTGCGGCGAAGCTCGACCCCACGAAGATTGGGGTGGCCGACATCTCCCAGACCAACAAGTGCCGCATGGCGCGGTCGGTCAGGAAGCTGTTGAAGAAGCAGGGGATCGAGACCGGCGTGAAGGTGGTTTTCTCCACCGAGGAGTACCGCGAGCAGCAGGTAAAAGACGGCGGCTGCAAGGGTAACTGCATCTGCCCCAACAAGGACGACCAGAAGTTCTCCTGCGAGCATCGCCGCGTCATCCTGGGGAGCGTCTCCTTCATCCCCTCCATTTTCGGGCTCACGATGGCGGGGGTGGTGGTGAATGACCTTTTGGCGGGAACTTCCAGCTAG
- a CDS encoding ACT domain-containing protein, whose product MHVEQISIFIENKFGRLAEVTRILGEAGVNIRTLSLADTSDFGILRLIVNDAEKAKSVLKDRGFTVSKTEVVAVEIPDRPGGLADILQVLDASGINVEYMYAFVERCGENAVMIFRFDETQKAIEALTAKSFNVLPGERLYSM is encoded by the coding sequence ATGCACGTAGAACAGATCTCCATATTCATCGAAAACAAGTTCGGACGTCTGGCCGAAGTGACCCGCATCCTGGGCGAGGCCGGCGTCAACATCCGCACGCTCTCCCTGGCGGACACCTCCGATTTCGGGATTCTGCGCCTCATCGTGAACGACGCCGAGAAGGCGAAGTCGGTGCTGAAGGACCGCGGCTTCACGGTGAGCAAGACCGAGGTGGTAGCAGTCGAGATCCCCGACCGCCCCGGCGGGCTCGCCGACATCCTCCAGGTGCTGGACGCCTCCGGGATCAACGTCGAGTACATGTACGCCTTCGTCGAGCGCTGCGGCGAGAACGCCGTGATGATCTTCCGCTTCGACGAAACGCAGAAGGCGATCGAGGCGCTCACCGCCAAGAGCTTCAACGTCCTCCCCGGCGAGCGGCTCTATAGCATGTAG
- a CDS encoding DUF72 domain-containing protein — protein MSPGRIRIGTCSWTEKSLVEGGAFYPRGASTPKARLKFYASRFDTVEIESSYYQIPTVDMAHAWAERTPEQFLFHVKAYGALTGHNVDPGRLPEELHRMLPAEDRDREDVHVSDPAALRAMAKAMTEALVPLKEVGKLGFIIFQFPPWFGYKKENREYLLYCRELMAGHPIAAEFRHGSWLTSRNREELFGFLREHKITYITCDEPQLGTLATAPFRPEATTSVAYLRLHGRSAEDWQLRATAADDYLYTEPELRMIAAEARRLSAKARLTFVMFNNCRCGCAVKNALRMRELCGS, from the coding sequence ATGTCCCCAGGCCGCATCCGCATAGGGACCTGTTCCTGGACGGAGAAAAGCCTCGTCGAGGGGGGCGCCTTTTATCCACGCGGCGCCAGCACGCCGAAGGCGCGCCTCAAATTCTACGCCAGCCGGTTCGACACGGTAGAGATAGAGAGCAGCTACTACCAGATTCCCACGGTCGATATGGCCCATGCCTGGGCCGAACGGACCCCGGAACAGTTCCTCTTCCACGTCAAGGCCTACGGTGCCCTCACCGGCCACAACGTAGATCCGGGAAGGCTCCCCGAGGAGCTGCACCGGATGCTTCCGGCCGAGGATCGTGACCGGGAGGACGTGCATGTCTCCGACCCGGCGGCGCTAAGGGCGATGGCAAAGGCCATGACCGAGGCGCTCGTCCCGCTCAAGGAAGTCGGCAAGCTCGGCTTCATCATCTTCCAGTTCCCCCCCTGGTTCGGCTACAAGAAGGAAAACAGGGAGTATCTCCTCTACTGCAGGGAGTTGATGGCGGGGCACCCGATAGCGGCGGAGTTCCGGCACGGCAGTTGGCTTACCAGCCGCAACCGGGAGGAGCTATTCGGCTTTTTGCGGGAGCACAAGATCACCTACATTACCTGTGACGAGCCGCAGTTGGGGACCCTGGCCACAGCCCCCTTCCGTCCCGAGGCCACGACGTCGGTCGCCTACCTGAGGCTGCACGGGCGAAGCGCAGAGGATTGGCAGCTGCGCGCCACGGCTGCGGACGACTATCTCTATACCGAGCCCGAACTGAGGATGATAGCAGCGGAGGCCAGGCGTCTGAGCGCGAAGGCGAGGCTCACCTTCGTCATGTTCAACAACTGCCGCTGCGGCTGCGCCGTCAAAAACGCGCTGAGGATGAGGGAGTTGTGCGGAAGTTGA
- a CDS encoding ABC transporter substrate-binding protein gives MRKILVVLSIMMLLCSASAALAAAPIKIGGLFAVTGPAAFLGEPEKNTLELLVKEANAKGGINGSKIELVVYDTGGDVTKAVQLANKLIKNDRVAAIVGPSTTGETMAVMSIAEKERIPLISCAAGIKITDPVKKWVFKTPANDHVAAEKILVQAAKLKQKNIALLTVSDSFGASGREQVKQMAAKHGFKIVADEVYGPKDTDMTAQLTKIKAAKPDAIICWGTNPGPAIITRNVQQLGIKAQLYQSHGVASKKYIELASAQAAQGVMLPAGKLAVFDLLKKTDPQAKLLKEYNDSYKKAYGVEASTFGGYAYDGFQLIAQAVKKGAVTPAQIRDGIEKGGSLVGVSGIFKMTPRDHNGLDLSAFEMVRIEKGDWVIVR, from the coding sequence ATGAGAAAGATTCTGGTGGTACTCAGCATTATGATGCTTCTGTGCAGCGCCAGTGCCGCACTCGCCGCGGCGCCGATCAAGATCGGCGGGCTTTTCGCCGTGACCGGTCCCGCAGCTTTCCTCGGTGAACCGGAGAAAAACACGCTGGAACTGCTGGTCAAGGAGGCCAACGCCAAAGGGGGCATCAACGGCTCGAAGATCGAGCTGGTGGTCTACGACACCGGCGGCGACGTCACCAAGGCGGTTCAACTCGCCAACAAGCTGATCAAAAACGACAGGGTCGCAGCCATCGTCGGCCCCAGCACCACCGGGGAAACCATGGCGGTGATGTCAATCGCCGAGAAGGAGCGGATCCCGCTCATCTCCTGCGCAGCCGGGATCAAGATCACCGACCCGGTGAAGAAATGGGTCTTCAAGACCCCGGCCAACGACCACGTAGCCGCTGAAAAGATCCTGGTTCAGGCCGCCAAGCTCAAGCAAAAGAACATCGCTCTTCTCACCGTCTCCGATTCCTTTGGCGCTTCCGGCCGCGAGCAGGTGAAGCAGATGGCTGCGAAGCACGGCTTCAAGATTGTCGCCGACGAGGTGTACGGGCCTAAAGACACCGACATGACCGCGCAGCTCACCAAGATCAAGGCGGCGAAACCCGACGCCATCATCTGTTGGGGGACCAACCCCGGCCCCGCAATCATCACCCGCAACGTGCAGCAGTTGGGCATCAAGGCCCAGCTCTATCAAAGCCACGGCGTCGCCTCCAAGAAGTACATCGAGCTCGCCAGCGCCCAGGCCGCACAGGGGGTCATGCTCCCGGCCGGAAAACTCGCCGTCTTCGACCTGCTGAAGAAAACCGACCCGCAGGCAAAGCTCCTCAAGGAGTACAACGACTCCTACAAGAAAGCCTACGGCGTCGAGGCATCCACCTTCGGCGGCTACGCCTACGACGGATTCCAGTTGATCGCCCAGGCTGTGAAAAAGGGGGCAGTCACCCCGGCGCAGATACGTGACGGCATCGAGAAAGGGGGGAGCCTGGTCGGGGTGTCCGGCATCTTCAAGATGACCCCCAGAGACCATAACGGTCTCGACCTCTCCGCTTTCGAGATGGTCCGCATCGAAAAAGGCGACTGGGTGATCGTACGCTGA
- the iorA gene encoding indolepyruvate ferredoxin oxidoreductase subunit alpha, translating into MKEILSGNEAIARGAYEAGVKVACAYPGTPSTEILENTTRYQEIDSSWATNEKVALEVGIGASFVGARSLVTMKHVGVNVAADPLFTLSYTGVNGGLLLICADDPELHSSQNEQDSRNYAKFAKIPMLEPADSQECLEFTKLAYEISERHDTPVMLRTTTRISHSKSVVTLGERVATVAEPKLARNAAKFVMLPGNARGRHYVVEDRITTLSKEGCSMPINRMELRDKKIGVITAGISYQHVREALPEASVLKLGMVHPLPFDLIREFASKVDKLYVVEELDAFIEDQVKAIGIPVTGKEIISLCGELTPGRVRKAFGLPENAQGTAEKLPGRPPNMCPGCPHRGVFYTLKQLNAYVSGDIGCYTLGFMPPLSAMDTCVCMGASIGMATGAAKVLSPEERKKVVAVIGDSTFLHTGVNGLMDMVYNKGAATVIILDNRITAMTGRQENPGSGHTLMNEPTNAIDFPMLCKAIGVKNIRTINPLDLDECRKVISEEMERPETSVIITDKPCVLIKKEGVFTPGKPLAVVEDSCTGCRACLKIGCPAIEWVPSSGKKGKAKIDPLLCNGCDVCRQLCKFSAIQEAK; encoded by the coding sequence ATGAAGGAAATACTTTCCGGCAACGAAGCCATTGCCAGGGGTGCTTACGAGGCAGGGGTGAAAGTTGCCTGTGCTTACCCTGGCACCCCTTCCACAGAGATCCTGGAAAACACGACCCGTTACCAGGAGATAGACTCTTCCTGGGCCACCAACGAAAAGGTCGCGCTGGAGGTCGGCATCGGCGCCTCTTTCGTCGGCGCCCGCTCCCTGGTCACCATGAAGCACGTCGGCGTCAACGTCGCCGCCGACCCGCTGTTCACCCTTTCCTACACCGGCGTCAACGGCGGGCTCTTGCTGATCTGCGCCGACGATCCTGAGCTACATTCCTCCCAGAACGAGCAGGATAGCCGCAACTACGCGAAGTTCGCCAAGATCCCGATGTTGGAACCGGCGGACTCGCAGGAATGCCTCGAGTTCACCAAGCTCGCTTACGAGATCTCCGAGCGCCACGACACCCCGGTCATGCTCCGCACCACCACCCGCATCTCGCACAGCAAGTCCGTTGTGACGCTGGGCGAGAGGGTCGCCACGGTCGCCGAGCCTAAGCTCGCCAGAAACGCCGCCAAGTTCGTCATGCTCCCGGGGAACGCCCGCGGGCGTCACTACGTCGTCGAGGACCGGATCACCACGCTCTCCAAAGAAGGGTGCAGCATGCCCATCAACAGGATGGAGCTGCGCGACAAGAAGATCGGGGTCATCACCGCCGGGATCAGCTACCAGCACGTGCGCGAGGCGCTCCCCGAGGCGTCCGTTTTGAAGCTCGGCATGGTGCACCCGCTTCCTTTCGACCTGATCCGCGAGTTCGCCTCCAAGGTGGACAAACTCTACGTGGTCGAGGAGCTCGACGCCTTCATCGAGGACCAGGTGAAAGCGATCGGCATCCCGGTGACCGGCAAGGAGATCATCTCCCTTTGCGGCGAGCTGACCCCGGGCCGCGTCAGGAAGGCCTTCGGCCTCCCCGAGAACGCGCAGGGAACCGCGGAGAAGCTTCCGGGGCGCCCCCCCAACATGTGCCCGGGGTGCCCGCACCGCGGCGTGTTCTACACCTTGAAACAGCTGAACGCCTACGTCTCAGGCGATATCGGCTGCTATACCCTGGGCTTCATGCCGCCTCTCTCCGCCATGGACACCTGCGTCTGCATGGGCGCCTCCATCGGCATGGCTACCGGCGCTGCCAAGGTGCTCTCCCCTGAGGAGAGGAAGAAGGTGGTGGCGGTCATCGGCGACTCGACCTTCCTGCACACCGGCGTCAACGGCCTCATGGACATGGTCTACAACAAGGGTGCCGCGACGGTCATCATCCTGGACAACAGGATCACCGCCATGACCGGGCGCCAGGAGAACCCCGGCTCCGGCCATACCCTGATGAACGAGCCGACCAACGCCATCGATTTCCCGATGCTTTGCAAGGCGATCGGCGTGAAGAACATCCGCACCATCAACCCGCTGGACCTGGACGAGTGCCGGAAGGTGATCTCGGAAGAGATGGAGCGTCCCGAGACCTCGGTCATCATCACCGACAAGCCGTGCGTCCTCATCAAGAAGGAAGGGGTATTCACCCCGGGCAAGCCCCTTGCCGTCGTCGAGGATAGCTGCACCGGCTGCCGCGCCTGCTTGAAGATCGGCTGCCCGGCCATCGAGTGGGTCCCCTCAAGCGGCAAGAAGGGGAAGGCCAAGATCGATCCGCTTTTGTGCAACGGTTGCGACGTCTGCAGGCAGCTGTGCAAGTTCTCTGCGATTCAGGAGGCGAAATGA
- a CDS encoding branched-chain amino acid ABC transporter permease translates to MELLNQVTQFVISGLATGAIYALIGLSFAIIFNSTGIINFAQGEFVMLGGVLTIFCINALQLPLLAAICAAVAGTTVIGLLFERLAIRPLKNATPLALIIITIGASILIRGVVMLLWGKDTQALPAFSGNDPISIAGATLLPQHLWIFGVTILVIVGCRLFFHHTISGKAMRACSFNPRAANLVGVSVGRMVLFSFVISAAVGSLAGVIIAPLTMTAYDVGVMLGLKGFCAAIMGGMGSGLGTVLGGLILGTLESLGAGLISSGYKDAIAFFILLLILFIRPQGLFKKGETERV, encoded by the coding sequence ATGGAGCTTCTAAATCAGGTCACACAATTCGTCATATCCGGGCTTGCCACCGGCGCCATCTACGCCCTGATTGGCCTCAGCTTCGCGATCATATTCAACTCGACCGGTATCATCAACTTCGCCCAGGGTGAGTTCGTCATGCTGGGCGGAGTGCTTACCATCTTCTGCATCAACGCGCTGCAACTCCCGCTTCTGGCGGCGATCTGCGCCGCCGTGGCGGGTACCACAGTCATTGGGCTTCTTTTTGAGCGGCTTGCCATCAGGCCGCTCAAAAACGCCACCCCGCTTGCCCTGATCATCATCACCATCGGCGCCAGCATCCTGATCCGTGGCGTGGTGATGCTGTTATGGGGCAAGGACACCCAGGCGCTACCCGCCTTTTCGGGTAACGACCCCATCAGCATCGCGGGGGCGACGCTACTGCCGCAGCATCTCTGGATCTTCGGCGTCACCATCCTGGTCATCGTCGGGTGCAGGCTTTTCTTCCACCACACCATCAGCGGCAAGGCGATGCGCGCCTGCTCCTTCAACCCGCGCGCCGCGAACCTGGTCGGCGTCAGCGTCGGCAGGATGGTCCTTTTCTCCTTCGTCATCAGCGCCGCCGTGGGCTCGCTGGCAGGGGTCATCATCGCGCCGCTCACCATGACCGCTTACGACGTGGGGGTCATGCTGGGGCTGAAGGGGTTTTGCGCCGCGATCATGGGGGGGATGGGGAGCGGCCTTGGAACCGTCCTCGGCGGCCTGATCCTGGGGACCCTGGAGTCCCTTGGCGCCGGGCTCATATCCTCGGGGTACAAGGACGCCATTGCCTTTTTCATCCTGCTCCTGATCCTTTTCATCCGTCCCCAGGGGCTTTTCAAGAAGGGCGAAACCGAGAGGGTGTAA
- a CDS encoding indolepyruvate oxidoreductase subunit beta, whose protein sequence is MSDKITNILLVGVGGQGILLAAEILSETFMLAGFDVKKSEIHGMSQRGGSVVSHVRYGKEVFSPMVPEGEGDILFGFELMESYRYLPLLKPGGTVIVNDLCIAPPAVLLGQEPYPEGLELKIQELCPDCLLVDGQNLAIQAGNARAANTVLLGAVSKRLDIEEKFWLEAIEKMVPKKALAVNLKAFALGRSLG, encoded by the coding sequence ATGAGCGACAAGATAACCAACATCCTCCTGGTGGGCGTGGGCGGCCAGGGCATCCTGCTCGCCGCAGAGATCCTTTCCGAGACCTTCATGCTGGCGGGATTCGACGTCAAAAAGAGCGAGATCCACGGCATGTCCCAGAGGGGAGGCTCCGTCGTCTCCCACGTGCGCTACGGCAAAGAAGTATTCTCCCCGATGGTTCCGGAAGGGGAGGGGGACATCCTCTTCGGCTTCGAGCTGATGGAGAGCTACCGTTACCTGCCGCTCTTGAAGCCCGGCGGCACCGTCATAGTCAACGACCTCTGCATAGCTCCCCCCGCGGTGCTCTTGGGCCAGGAGCCGTACCCGGAGGGGCTCGAGCTTAAGATCCAGGAGCTCTGCCCCGATTGCCTGCTGGTCGACGGGCAGAACTTGGCGATTCAGGCCGGCAACGCGCGCGCCGCGAACACCGTGCTTCTTGGCGCCGTATCCAAGCGGCTCGACATCGAAGAGAAGTTCTGGCTCGAGGCGATCGAGAAGATGGTGCCCAAGAAGGCGCTGGCCGTGAACTTGAAGGCGTTCGCCCTTGGCCGTTCGCTGGGGTAG
- a CDS encoding phage holin family protein: MTLLIKWLVNALAIGITAYLLPGVAISGFFAALVTALVLGLVNIFIKPLLLLLTLPINILTLGLFTLVINALMIMLVAAIVPGFMVRGFWWALLFGLVLAVVNYILDIIFF; the protein is encoded by the coding sequence ATGACACTGCTGATAAAGTGGTTGGTGAACGCGCTCGCCATCGGCATCACCGCCTATCTGCTTCCCGGGGTCGCTATCTCGGGGTTTTTCGCGGCGCTCGTCACCGCCTTGGTGCTGGGCCTGGTCAACATCTTCATCAAGCCATTGCTGTTGCTGCTGACGCTCCCCATAAACATCCTTACACTCGGCCTTTTCACTCTGGTCATCAACGCGCTGATGATAATGCTGGTCGCGGCCATCGTCCCCGGTTTCATGGTCAGGGGGTTCTGGTGGGCGCTTCTGTTCGGCCTGGTGCTGGCTGTCGTCAACTACATCCTTGACATCATCTTTTTCTAG